Proteins from one Gimesia maris genomic window:
- a CDS encoding methyltransferase: MKENALPQQLDQMITGYWVSQSIYAAAKLGIADLLVAGPQTAELLADATKTNCGALYRLLRALASVGIFAENAQREFALTPMAEFLRSDVPGSKRALALMSGDEQFQAWSEILYSIQTGKTSFDKVFEKPIFEYLSDNPDKGQIFDQAMTGIHGRETGDIMNAYDFSGINTLMDVGGGNGSNIVNLLQNYPEMKGILFDLPQVVERAEPHIEQAGLTDRCQLIGGSFFESVPAGADTIFLRHIIHDWDDEKSLTILRHCHAVMSENSRLLVVESVIPEGNDPFPGKFLDLVMLMIPGGKERTAEEYEALFEQAGFELTRIIPTESELSIIEGTKRLP, encoded by the coding sequence ATGAAAGAAAATGCGCTCCCACAACAACTCGACCAGATGATTACCGGTTACTGGGTCTCCCAAAGTATTTATGCCGCCGCGAAACTGGGAATTGCCGATCTACTGGTTGCCGGCCCTCAAACAGCCGAACTGCTCGCTGACGCGACAAAAACAAATTGTGGTGCTCTCTATCGCCTGTTACGCGCCCTGGCGAGTGTCGGTATTTTTGCTGAGAACGCACAACGTGAATTCGCGCTCACACCGATGGCGGAATTTCTACGAAGCGATGTCCCCGGTTCCAAACGCGCACTGGCTTTGATGAGTGGTGATGAACAGTTCCAGGCCTGGAGCGAGATCCTGTACAGTATCCAGACCGGAAAAACTTCGTTCGATAAAGTATTTGAAAAACCGATCTTCGAATACCTGTCTGACAACCCGGACAAAGGACAGATTTTTGACCAGGCGATGACGGGCATTCATGGAAGAGAAACCGGCGATATCATGAACGCCTATGATTTCTCCGGAATAAACACCCTGATGGATGTCGGCGGGGGAAACGGCTCCAACATCGTCAATCTTCTGCAGAACTACCCGGAGATGAAAGGGATCCTGTTCGACTTACCGCAGGTCGTGGAACGGGCAGAGCCTCATATCGAACAGGCGGGTTTGACAGACCGCTGCCAGTTAATCGGAGGCAGCTTCTTTGAATCCGTCCCCGCAGGCGCTGATACCATTTTTCTGCGACACATCATCCATGACTGGGATGATGAGAAATCGCTTACAATTCTGCGTCATTGCCATGCCGTGATGTCAGAGAACAGCAGACTGCTGGTTGTGGAAAGCGTGATCCCCGAGGGGAATGATCCTTTTCCCGGCAAGTTCCTGGACCTGGTGATGCTGATGATTCCCGGCGGCAAGGAACGCACGGCTGAAGAATATGAGGCACTTTTCGAACAGGCAGGCTTTGAACTCACACGTATCATCCCCACCGAGTCCGAACTGAGCATCATTGAAGGAACCAAGCGCCTGCCCTGA
- a CDS encoding methyltransferase, with protein MPEKTTHQQVEELITGYWKSQSIYAAAKLGIADLLITGPQTPEQLAAATNTDASALYRLLRALASIGIFEENEAGEFALTPLAEPLRTDDPESKQALAIMNGEDQFRPWCEIIYSLQTGKPAYDNIWGKSIFEFLSEHPEKARIFDKAMIGIHGRGTDAAIKAYDFADIKVLADVGGGNGSNLISILQACPNLKGVLFDLPHVVDNAQEQFDQAGLTDRCDLVGGDFFQSVPAGADAYLLRHIIHDWNDEKSLQILKNCHAALPVNGKLLVMESVIDPGNDPFAGKFVDLVMLLVTGGKERTAEEFQLLYDQAGFELTRILPTQSELSIIEGIKR; from the coding sequence ATGCCAGAGAAAACAACGCATCAGCAAGTGGAGGAATTGATTACCGGCTACTGGAAATCGCAGAGTATTTATGCCGCTGCGAAACTGGGAATTGCGGATCTGCTGATCACGGGCCCTCAGACTCCTGAGCAACTGGCGGCTGCCACCAATACTGATGCCAGTGCCCTCTATCGCCTGTTACGCGCTTTGGCCAGTATCGGTATCTTTGAAGAAAATGAAGCGGGGGAATTCGCTTTAACCCCGCTGGCAGAACCATTACGCACTGACGACCCCGAGTCAAAGCAGGCGTTAGCCATCATGAACGGCGAAGACCAGTTTCGCCCCTGGTGCGAAATCATTTATAGTCTTCAAACCGGAAAGCCGGCGTACGACAACATCTGGGGGAAGTCGATTTTTGAATTTCTGTCTGAGCATCCGGAGAAAGCACGCATCTTTGACAAGGCGATGATCGGCATCCATGGTCGCGGCACCGATGCCGCAATCAAAGCGTACGATTTTGCAGACATCAAAGTACTGGCGGATGTCGGGGGCGGCAATGGTTCAAATCTGATCAGCATCCTCCAGGCCTGTCCGAACCTGAAGGGCGTTCTCTTTGATCTGCCTCATGTCGTTGATAATGCCCAGGAGCAATTCGACCAGGCAGGTCTGACCGACCGCTGTGATCTCGTCGGTGGTGACTTCTTTCAGTCAGTGCCAGCCGGAGCAGACGCGTATCTCCTGCGACATATCATCCACGACTGGAATGACGAGAAATCACTTCAGATTCTCAAGAACTGTCATGCAGCACTGCCCGTGAACGGAAAACTGCTGGTGATGGAAAGTGTGATCGATCCGGGCAACGATCCATTCGCGGGCAAATTCGTCGACCTGGTAATGCTGCTGGTGACAGGTGGTAAGGAACGCACGGCTGAAGAATTTCAGCTACTCTACGATCAGGCGGGCTTCGAACTGACACGCATTCTACCGACCCAATCGGAACTGAGTATCATTGAAGGAATCAAACGCTGA
- a CDS encoding transporter, with product MMQHRIRSLLFLLTLCSIISCPRLVSADRGPVLFEQSLLASEWGETPEVEYAASRDRILNLSPECGTLFQWKGSSGCHGGPQLDQPLQTDRPNFTSTSVTVGKGVTQLEFGYTYLDSKEAGADVKYQSFGEFLFRRGIVADWMEFRLSFAPLEQSTDAGFYQNTTFGSQDLGLALQFSLTPQQGILPEMALITSMSVPTGSTAFTANQVEAGIDLVYAWTLNDFVNVAAATQGYGDIDDSGESFLEIAQSCSVGYTLTEKLGAFTEWFVLIPSGARTARTEHYFDAGLTYLINNNLQLDMSAGVGLNDAADAYFVGAGCSIRFP from the coding sequence ATGATGCAACATCGGATTCGCAGCCTGCTCTTCCTGCTGACACTCTGTTCCATAATCAGTTGCCCCCGTTTAGTGAGTGCAGACCGCGGGCCAGTTTTGTTTGAGCAGAGTCTGCTTGCATCAGAATGGGGCGAAACTCCCGAGGTGGAATATGCAGCCTCTCGTGATCGGATTCTTAATTTATCACCAGAGTGTGGCACCCTGTTTCAGTGGAAAGGCAGCTCTGGCTGTCACGGAGGGCCGCAGCTTGATCAACCTCTGCAGACCGACCGGCCGAACTTTACATCCACTTCTGTGACGGTAGGGAAAGGCGTGACTCAACTTGAATTCGGTTATACCTATCTGGACAGTAAGGAAGCGGGAGCGGATGTCAAATACCAGTCATTCGGTGAATTCCTGTTTCGCCGGGGGATTGTGGCTGACTGGATGGAATTTCGGTTGTCGTTTGCTCCTCTGGAACAGAGTACCGATGCGGGATTCTATCAGAATACGACTTTCGGGAGCCAGGATCTGGGACTGGCGCTGCAGTTCTCGCTGACTCCCCAGCAGGGTATTCTGCCTGAAATGGCTTTGATTACTTCGATGAGCGTACCGACAGGAAGTACTGCGTTTACTGCGAATCAGGTGGAAGCGGGCATTGATCTGGTCTATGCCTGGACCCTCAATGATTTTGTGAACGTCGCGGCCGCTACACAGGGTTATGGCGATATCGATGATTCCGGCGAATCCTTTCTTGAAATCGCACAATCCTGTTCGGTGGGTTATACCCTGACTGAGAAACTGGGAGCCTTTACCGAATGGTTTGTATTGATTCCCAGCGGTGCCCGTACGGCGCGCACCGAACACTATTTTGATGCCGGCCTCACGTACCTGATCAACAACAACCTGCAGCTCGACATGAGTGCGGGCGTAGGTTTGAATGACGCAGCAGATGCATACTTTGTCGGCGCGGGCTGCTCAATTCGTTTTCCCTGA
- a CDS encoding TolC family protein — MAFGCAGTKQNVSQPEMTSAVARITVDATFSETVEPTELQSALFHDERAEQTDENQNQPSTPSDQVSLVSSETIDQETFAIPNIPPLPGENFEPSRHGLDLEEVIYSVYQSYPLLDAAIDSREVASGERLQTLGEFDRKFKAATENGPMGYYKTYRQNIGLVQPLYQGGELFAGYKIGRGNFQPWYKERQTNEAGEFKAGFSVPLSRNRDIDARRAALWRSTFGVDAVEPDIQAQLIGFVQEGTYAYWDWVAAGAKLVIADRILKLAEARTDRIRSQVENGFLDPPELTDNLRLVAERSGKRAFAERKLQQAAVKLSLYYRDASGEPLIPGPDQIPEFPEMREIDASRVEYDAALALERRPEIYALELLRRQLDIDHSEAMNDCLPDVDLVMAAAQDIGYQTDPKNDKGPFQLDAMLYVEVPIERRKARGKIQSVSGKISQLNAKRKLTEEKIVAEVEYAYAGLIGAYKQARQAEQAVGYAEDLARRERRNFEEGLSDLLKVTLREQYAVESAEKAVDAKLLYFREQADYRAALAEDQLPISQGE, encoded by the coding sequence ATGGCATTCGGATGTGCAGGCACAAAACAGAATGTGTCACAGCCGGAAATGACATCTGCTGTTGCGCGGATTACGGTTGATGCTACTTTTTCTGAAACCGTTGAACCGACTGAACTTCAATCGGCGTTGTTTCATGACGAGCGAGCAGAGCAGACAGACGAGAATCAGAATCAACCATCCACACCTTCAGATCAGGTGTCGCTCGTATCTTCTGAAACGATCGATCAAGAAACATTTGCTATTCCGAACATTCCTCCGTTGCCAGGCGAAAACTTTGAGCCCAGCCGGCATGGACTGGATCTGGAAGAAGTGATTTACTCGGTTTATCAAAGCTATCCCTTGCTGGATGCCGCCATTGATTCACGTGAAGTTGCTTCTGGTGAGCGTTTGCAGACATTAGGAGAATTTGACCGTAAATTCAAAGCAGCGACGGAAAACGGGCCGATGGGGTATTACAAAACTTATCGCCAGAATATCGGACTGGTGCAGCCGTTGTATCAGGGAGGGGAACTCTTTGCAGGTTATAAAATTGGTCGCGGAAATTTTCAGCCCTGGTATAAGGAGAGGCAGACCAATGAAGCAGGGGAGTTTAAAGCTGGTTTTTCGGTACCACTCTCCCGCAATCGAGACATTGATGCCCGACGGGCTGCGTTATGGCGTTCGACATTTGGCGTAGATGCTGTTGAACCGGACATTCAGGCACAGCTGATCGGCTTCGTTCAGGAAGGCACGTATGCCTATTGGGACTGGGTCGCTGCGGGTGCCAAGCTGGTGATAGCGGATCGGATACTCAAGCTGGCTGAAGCGCGGACGGATCGGATTCGAAGTCAGGTTGAAAATGGATTTCTTGATCCACCGGAGTTAACCGATAATTTGCGGCTGGTTGCTGAGCGTTCAGGGAAGCGTGCCTTTGCCGAACGAAAGCTGCAACAGGCAGCCGTCAAACTCTCATTGTATTATCGCGATGCCAGTGGTGAACCGCTGATACCGGGGCCCGATCAGATTCCCGAATTCCCGGAAATGAGGGAGATCGATGCATCACGGGTCGAGTACGATGCTGCATTGGCCCTCGAACGGCGACCGGAAATTTACGCACTTGAATTATTACGACGCCAGTTGGATATCGATCACTCAGAGGCCATGAACGACTGCCTGCCCGATGTGGATTTAGTGATGGCAGCCGCCCAGGATATCGGTTATCAGACAGATCCCAAGAATGATAAAGGTCCCTTTCAACTCGATGCAATGCTCTATGTGGAAGTTCCCATTGAACGTCGCAAAGCACGCGGGAAGATCCAGTCGGTCAGCGGCAAGATCTCTCAGCTGAATGCCAAGCGAAAATTAACCGAAGAGAAAATTGTTGCTGAAGTCGAGTACGCCTATGCCGGCTTAATCGGTGCTTACAAACAGGCCAGACAGGCCGAGCAGGCCGTGGGTTATGCAGAAGACCTGGCACGCCGGGAACGACGCAACTTCGAAGAAGGATTATCCGATCTGTTAAAAGTGACTTTGCGCGAACAATATGCCGTTGAGTCTGCAGAAAAAGCAGTCGATGCAAAACTGCTGTATTTCAGAGAACAGGCAGATTACCGGGCAGCGCTGGCAGAAGATCAGCTTCCAATCTCTCAAGGCGAGTGA
- a CDS encoding HlyD family secretion protein, giving the protein MPAKQQLDLPASQTEHQRWSMLVPVAYSESSMPALRLARSSKTVRKIARVLFVALLLTIVLMVFAPWQQSVTGTGNVLAYAPDQRQQVIQAPIKGRIASWGDQIFENARVDQGQVIAKISDLDESYAARLDLQLMNSQQSVTAAGQQLEASQRALDAAKTIVESYQAQVQAYETVKRETIAAQDAYIEMAVKKVKAENQKLVEYEAALPQLQAEYNRMKTLQAENNISLQKLQEVNRKLKEASSKAKGAEFYYGAAQDELSGKQSERKAKIEKAQADIDKTRALLRKANGDVSKAESDVAKAQQGLNKAEKELLDMRVKVARQETQVIKAPFDGYIVQITPNLGTGILKEGDPICTIVPYTTERSVQVWLDGNDAPLVEPGRPVRLQFEGWPAVQFAGWPSVAVGTFGGTVVSVDATDNGNGKFRILVRPDPSDEPWPQERFLRQGVRANAWVLLNRVPLWYEVWRKLNGFPPVVSINEPGQKNNKSKPPKLPK; this is encoded by the coding sequence ATGCCAGCTAAACAGCAACTGGATCTACCTGCATCCCAGACGGAGCATCAGCGCTGGTCAATGCTGGTGCCCGTGGCTTACAGTGAATCGAGTATGCCGGCCTTAAGGCTGGCAAGATCATCAAAGACGGTACGTAAGATCGCCCGAGTTCTCTTTGTGGCTCTACTGTTAACGATTGTCTTGATGGTGTTTGCTCCCTGGCAGCAATCTGTGACGGGGACCGGCAATGTGCTGGCGTACGCACCTGATCAGCGTCAACAGGTCATTCAGGCACCGATTAAAGGGCGGATTGCCAGCTGGGGAGATCAGATCTTTGAAAATGCCCGCGTCGATCAGGGACAGGTGATTGCTAAAATCAGTGATTTGGACGAATCGTATGCAGCGCGTCTGGATCTGCAGTTGATGAACAGCCAGCAGTCAGTGACAGCAGCCGGTCAGCAACTGGAAGCGAGTCAACGCGCCCTTGACGCAGCGAAGACGATCGTAGAATCATATCAGGCACAAGTTCAGGCTTATGAAACAGTCAAGCGGGAGACGATTGCCGCCCAGGATGCCTATATCGAAATGGCTGTAAAAAAAGTGAAAGCCGAAAACCAGAAACTGGTGGAATATGAAGCTGCATTACCGCAATTGCAGGCTGAGTATAATCGAATGAAAACACTGCAGGCTGAGAACAATATCTCGCTGCAGAAATTACAGGAAGTGAATCGGAAGCTGAAAGAAGCATCCAGTAAAGCCAAGGGGGCCGAATTTTATTACGGGGCTGCCCAGGATGAATTGTCCGGCAAGCAGAGTGAGCGAAAAGCAAAAATTGAAAAAGCGCAGGCCGATATCGATAAAACGAGGGCACTGCTGCGAAAAGCTAACGGGGATGTCTCCAAAGCTGAAAGCGATGTTGCCAAGGCGCAACAGGGGTTGAATAAAGCTGAAAAAGAACTACTCGATATGCGGGTTAAAGTGGCACGCCAGGAGACCCAGGTGATCAAAGCCCCCTTTGATGGCTACATAGTTCAGATTACCCCGAATCTGGGAACCGGTATTCTGAAAGAAGGTGACCCCATTTGTACGATCGTGCCTTATACAACTGAACGATCTGTTCAAGTCTGGCTCGATGGGAATGACGCACCACTGGTTGAACCCGGTCGACCTGTAAGGCTGCAGTTTGAAGGATGGCCGGCCGTTCAGTTTGCCGGTTGGCCTTCGGTGGCCGTCGGGACCTTTGGTGGAACGGTTGTTTCCGTTGATGCGACTGACAACGGAAACGGAAAGTTTCGTATTCTGGTTCGTCCCGATCCCTCAGATGAACCTTGGCCTCAGGAGCGGTTTCTCAGGCAGGGAGTACGTGCGAATGCCTGGGTTCTGCTGAATCGCGTGCCTCTCTGGTATGAAGTCTGGCGAAAACTCAATGGCTTCCCTCCGGTCGTCTCAATCAACGAGCCAGGTCAGAAAAACAACAAGAGCAAGCCTCCCAAGCTGCCCAAGTAA
- a CDS encoding peptidase domain-containing ABC transporter: MSTTPPDNADNSADADTKSVQSDIKAAAWLFEHLAVDDGHSADRSRVRRALIEAASARSSETDDDWWNWLVEASRSLELKYKVMDCTFHELVAITSEGGRIITRVGDDHRWTAILSTKRRRFQILQPQRDRTRIWISARRMRSVLEVSNREDVVRCLVVEPELIAAHSASGDAHAHRPLDRVLQLLKPEFSDIWIIMVFALVTGLLTLATPLAVETLVNTVAFGRLLQPVIILALMLLAFLSFSAALLGLQIYVAEIIQRRLFARVSADLSFRLPRVVPAALDGQSGRELVNRFFDVLTVQKATASLLLDGISLVLSTLIGMTVLAFYHPWLLGFDIVLLALIAFVIFVLGRGAVNSSIKESKAKYKVAAWLEDLISCGTAFRYRGAAEFALDQADHLTFEYLSARKKHFRIVMRQIIFALGMQAVASTALLGLGGWLVISGQLTLGQLVAAELIVTVIVGSFAKLGKHLQSYYDLLASVDKLGILFDLPMERQDGLLKIPHHQPAEVIVSNVSCATHQHDSHTEPISLTVESGARLMLMGPSGTGKSQLLDLLFGSRMPAEGHVSINGIDPRDLRPDALRKHVALVRDIEIFSGSLEENVHLERTHVSTSDVREALELVGLTDEILRLPDALNTHLVETGYPLTPNQARKLMLARAIVGRPRLLLIDGLIDAFPDREAEQLMQMLVDSDRLWTLIMVTGRLSLAEAGTAIHELGAHAVSSDEGENHAS, translated from the coding sequence ATGTCTACAACACCACCTGACAATGCGGATAATTCAGCAGACGCTGATACGAAGTCGGTACAATCCGATATTAAGGCAGCTGCCTGGCTGTTTGAGCATCTGGCCGTTGATGATGGTCATTCGGCTGATCGTTCACGCGTTCGGCGTGCACTGATCGAAGCAGCGTCTGCCAGATCATCGGAAACAGACGACGACTGGTGGAACTGGTTAGTCGAAGCGAGTCGCAGTTTAGAGCTCAAGTACAAAGTGATGGACTGTACCTTCCATGAACTGGTTGCAATCACCAGTGAGGGAGGGCGAATCATTACGCGTGTCGGGGATGATCATCGCTGGACTGCGATCCTCTCGACAAAACGCCGACGGTTCCAGATTCTGCAACCACAGCGGGATCGCACTCGGATCTGGATCAGCGCTCGCAGGATGCGGTCAGTATTAGAGGTTTCAAATCGTGAGGATGTGGTAAGGTGCCTGGTCGTCGAGCCTGAACTCATTGCCGCACATTCTGCTTCGGGAGATGCCCACGCTCATCGCCCGCTTGATCGTGTGTTGCAATTGTTGAAACCAGAATTTTCTGATATCTGGATCATTATGGTTTTCGCGCTGGTCACAGGGTTACTGACACTGGCGACACCGCTGGCTGTTGAGACGCTGGTCAATACGGTGGCCTTCGGTCGGTTGCTTCAACCAGTCATCATTCTGGCATTAATGCTGCTGGCTTTTCTTTCCTTCTCCGCGGCTTTGCTGGGATTGCAGATCTATGTTGCAGAAATAATCCAACGGCGCCTGTTCGCGCGCGTGTCTGCAGATCTTTCATTTCGACTGCCTCGCGTAGTTCCTGCTGCTCTGGATGGTCAATCGGGGCGAGAACTGGTCAACCGCTTTTTTGATGTCCTGACAGTTCAAAAAGCGACGGCCTCTCTTCTGCTGGACGGGATTTCTCTGGTACTGAGTACCTTGATTGGTATGACCGTTCTGGCTTTCTATCATCCCTGGTTGCTGGGGTTCGATATTGTGCTGCTGGCGTTGATTGCGTTTGTGATCTTCGTACTGGGACGGGGGGCCGTTAACAGCAGTATTAAAGAGTCCAAGGCAAAGTATAAAGTCGCAGCCTGGCTGGAAGATCTGATCAGTTGCGGAACAGCCTTTCGTTATCGGGGAGCAGCCGAATTTGCACTGGATCAGGCAGACCATTTAACATTTGAATATCTCAGTGCGCGTAAAAAACATTTCCGAATTGTAATGCGACAGATTATTTTTGCGCTGGGAATGCAGGCAGTTGCCAGTACGGCTTTGCTGGGTTTAGGGGGCTGGCTTGTCATTTCAGGGCAGTTGACGCTTGGGCAGCTGGTGGCAGCTGAGTTGATCGTGACGGTCATCGTAGGCTCGTTCGCCAAGTTGGGCAAACACTTGCAGAGCTATTATGATCTGCTGGCTTCGGTTGACAAACTGGGGATCTTATTTGATCTGCCTATGGAGCGTCAGGATGGACTGCTCAAAATACCGCATCATCAACCCGCTGAGGTGATTGTCAGCAATGTCAGTTGTGCGACGCACCAACATGATTCTCATACTGAGCCAATCAGCCTGACAGTGGAAAGCGGTGCGCGATTAATGTTGATGGGCCCCAGTGGAACTGGCAAAAGTCAGCTTCTGGATCTGCTTTTCGGATCACGCATGCCTGCCGAGGGACACGTTTCCATCAATGGAATTGATCCTCGCGATCTGCGCCCCGACGCCCTCAGGAAACATGTGGCGCTGGTGAGGGATATTGAAATATTTTCCGGATCGCTGGAAGAGAACGTGCATCTGGAACGTACCCATGTTTCCACGAGTGATGTACGGGAAGCGCTGGAACTCGTGGGGCTGACGGACGAAATCCTGCGACTCCCCGATGCGCTGAATACCCATCTCGTGGAGACCGGATACCCGCTGACACCCAATCAGGCACGCAAATTGATGCTGGCCCGTGCCATTGTCGGCCGCCCCCGGTTATTACTGATTGACGGGTTGATTGATGCATTTCCTGATCGTGAGGCAGAGCAGTTGATGCAAATGCTGGTTGATTCTGATCGTCTCTGGACATTGATCATGGTCACCGGGCGACTCAGTCTGGCAGAAGCCGGAACTGCGATTCACGAATTGGGAGCACATGCTGTCAGTTCTGATGAAGGAGAAAACCATGCCAGCTAA
- a CDS encoding glycerophosphodiester phosphodiesterase: MKRYFPFLILIIAVACLPVDVRSATAGEPLIVAHRGLLRVAPENTLANFRACLELRLGFEFDVQRSKDGHLVCIHDSTLNRTTNGSGKVAELTLAEIRQLDAGSWFDPRFQGERVPTVEEVLQLAAQYRQHEILIAVDFKDPGVEQEVVELAKKQGILKRLIFIGRTIQNPLVRKNIKAASLAAETAAVANNMAEFSAALSEPDADWVYVRYLPTRSEMQQVQAAGKKSFIAGSSVSGNVPQNWQQATAAGIDAILTDYPLALRALQQQSQLKSDD; encoded by the coding sequence ATGAAACGATATTTCCCGTTTTTAATTCTGATCATCGCAGTTGCCTGCTTACCTGTCGACGTTCGTTCTGCAACTGCAGGAGAACCTCTGATCGTCGCCCATCGCGGTTTACTCAGAGTGGCCCCGGAAAATACGCTGGCGAATTTCCGAGCCTGCCTGGAGCTGCGACTGGGGTTTGAGTTTGATGTACAACGCAGTAAGGACGGTCATCTGGTCTGTATTCATGACAGTACCCTCAATCGAACCACCAATGGTTCCGGGAAAGTCGCCGAGCTGACACTGGCGGAAATCAGACAGCTGGATGCCGGCAGCTGGTTCGATCCTCGTTTTCAAGGAGAACGGGTTCCCACAGTCGAGGAAGTGCTGCAACTCGCTGCGCAATATCGACAGCATGAGATCCTGATCGCCGTCGACTTCAAAGACCCTGGCGTCGAACAGGAGGTTGTCGAACTCGCGAAAAAACAGGGAATTCTCAAACGACTTATTTTTATCGGGCGAACGATTCAAAATCCCCTGGTCAGAAAAAATATCAAGGCTGCCTCCCTGGCAGCGGAAACGGCGGCGGTCGCCAACAACATGGCTGAATTTTCCGCAGCGCTGTCAGAACCAGATGCAGACTGGGTTTATGTGCGGTACCTTCCCACCCGGTCAGAAATGCAACAGGTACAAGCTGCCGGTAAGAAGTCATTCATCGCCGGTTCCTCCGTCAGTGGAAATGTTCCACAAAACTGGCAGCAGGCAACCGCTGCCGGCATTGATGCCATTCTGACTGACTATCCACTCGCTTTACGCGCCCTGCAGCAACAGAGTCAATTGAAATCTGACGATTGA
- a CDS encoding MarR family winged helix-turn-helix transcriptional regulator gives MSPLSLEDQVIVALRRITRAIDLHSRGLMQEIGLTAPQLASLQTIARMQPITVGALAKSIHLSQATLTGILSRLESRNLVSRGRRGQDKRTVVVELTEEGQAMIKNAPSLLQDRFHRELLLLQEWEQTQMLSTLQRIASMMDAEDIDASPVLSAGEVSTPAEHDARYLNE, from the coding sequence ATGTCACCTCTCAGTCTTGAGGATCAGGTCATTGTCGCGTTGCGACGAATCACACGCGCGATTGATTTACACTCCAGGGGCCTGATGCAGGAAATCGGACTGACAGCGCCTCAGCTGGCCTCGCTGCAGACGATCGCACGAATGCAACCCATTACCGTAGGTGCCCTGGCGAAATCGATTCATCTCAGCCAGGCAACACTCACCGGGATCTTAAGTCGACTGGAATCCCGAAACCTGGTTTCCCGGGGTCGTCGAGGACAGGATAAGCGGACGGTCGTCGTCGAATTGACCGAAGAGGGGCAGGCGATGATTAAAAATGCCCCCTCCTTATTACAGGACCGTTTTCACCGCGAACTGCTGCTGCTGCAGGAATGGGAACAGACTCAGATGCTTTCCACCCTGCAACGTATCGCATCCATGATGGATGCCGAAGACATCGATGCCTCTCCCGTACTGTCTGCAGGTGAAGTTTCGACTCCTGCAGAACATGATGCCCGATACCTGAACGAATAG
- the ectA gene encoding diaminobutyrate acetyltransferase: MDKATQLNFREPTLEDGRAITNLVKNCPPLDVNSHYVSLLLCRDFHDTCVLAEHDSRIVGFLSAYCPPQRENTIFIWQAAVDSSMRGCGVASRMLDALLSRDNMSDINYLETTITPSNKSSQKLFRSLAKRLNTECRTCCGFPSDLFGEAEEHEAEELYQLGPFTLTPSYGEKSQVS; this comes from the coding sequence ATGGATAAGGCCACACAACTGAATTTTCGCGAACCCACTCTGGAAGATGGTCGCGCTATCACAAACCTGGTGAAGAACTGCCCTCCCCTGGACGTGAATTCCCATTACGTCTCACTGCTGCTTTGCCGCGACTTTCACGATACATGTGTCCTGGCAGAGCATGATTCCCGTATCGTTGGTTTTCTCTCGGCTTATTGCCCCCCTCAGCGAGAAAACACGATCTTCATCTGGCAGGCAGCCGTCGACAGTAGTATGCGTGGCTGCGGAGTTGCTTCCCGTATGCTGGACGCCCTGCTTTCCCGAGACAATATGTCTGACATCAACTATCTGGAAACGACGATTACACCTTCTAACAAATCGTCCCAAAAGCTGTTTCGCTCACTGGCGAAGCGGCTCAACACTGAGTGCCGAACGTGCTGCGGATTTCCTTCGGATTTGTTTGGTGAAGCTGAAGAACACGAAGCCGAAGAACTGTACCAGCTAGGCCCATTCACACTCACACCTTCTTATGGAGAGAAATCACAAGTATCATGA